The DNA sequence GACCCGGGCCTTGTCCTCACCGTCCACCAGGACGAGCGTCTCGAACGTGACGACATCCCGTCCGGCGGGTTTCGTGCCCTTGGTCGCGACGCGCGCGACCGTGCCGGGCACGCTCTCCTCCGTGTCGCTTTGGAGGTAGATCCGCGCTCGTTGGTCCGGCTGGACGAGCGGCGCGTCGCCTTCGTCCACGCGGCACCGAACCTGCATCCGCGAGAGATCGCTGATGACCATGATCCGCGTTCCGGGATTGTTCATGGTTCCGGTGACCACAACTTCGCCGTTCTTCGCAAACAACTGGGAAACCACACCGTCGATCGGTGCCGTGATGACCGTGCGGCGAAGGTCCTCTTGTGCGGACTCCAGCCGGGCCTGCGCGTCGATAAGCTCCTGGCGGCGGATTTCGAGGGCGGCCTTGGCCTGAACGAAAACGGTGTGATAGTCCGCCAACTCCCGGGCGGACGTGGCATCCGCCTCCGAGAGGCTTACCTGCCGCTTGAGGTCACGGTCGGCTTTTTCAAAATCCGCCTGCGCCTGAACGATCATGGCCTGCAACTTGGCGACGTTGGCCTCGGCCGATCGCAGGCGGGCGAGATAGTCGGCGTCATCAAGGCGGCAAAGCAGATCGCCCCGGTGGACCGTATCTCCTTCCTCCACGGGCATTTCGATAATCTTGGCAACGACCTCGGCACTGATGTCCACCTCGTCAAGCGGTTCGACATCTCCCGGGGCCTGCACGATACGGATGATGTTGCGCCGTGTCGGTTCGGCCACTTCCACGGTGACGGGCAATTCCGGCGCAACGTGAAGCAGACTCGTTCCGTCGTCACGCCGTACGGCACCGTTTAGCAGATACAGAC is a window from the Phycisphaerae bacterium genome containing:
- a CDS encoding efflux RND transporter periplasmic adaptor subunit, coding for MRTLIGTIVLAAAIGGLYLLNGAVRRDDGTSLLHVAPELPVTVEVAEPTRRNIIRIVQAPGDVEPLDEVDISAEVVAKIIEMPVEEGDTVHRGDLLCRLDDADYLARLRSAEANVAKLQAMIVQAQADFEKADRDLKRQVSLSEADATSARELADYHTVFVQAKAALEIRRQELIDAQARLESAQEDLRRTVITAPIDGVVSQLFAKNGEVVVTGTMNNPGTRIMVISDLSRMQVRCRVDEGDAPLVQPDQRARIYLQSDTEESVPGTVARVATKGTKPAGRDVVTFETLVLVDGEDKARVRPGMTANVEIEVARSDDALVIPVQAVVHRKRRDLPESILSEYEEMLRSRTAVDQPRLAEYIPVIFLTEGDRVHPSLVETGISDSSAVEILHGITPGDRLVTGPFRSLDQLKDGSKIEIPGNSEPTVSKKDSTKDEPAPKSGETLAKSES